Proteins found in one Rissa tridactyla isolate bRisTri1 chromosome 27, bRisTri1.patW.cur.20221130, whole genome shotgun sequence genomic segment:
- the LOC128901602 gene encoding LOW QUALITY PROTEIN: collagen alpha-1(XI) chain-like (The sequence of the model RefSeq protein was modified relative to this genomic sequence to represent the inferred CDS: deleted 1 base in 1 codon), with protein MAPRRPALPLALFGLAIASVRLATAASPSPGEPVDVLKILQLHSLPEGVKKVPGFCSQRGAGSDAAYRITRQAQLSAPTRQLFAGKFPEDFSIMTLVKAKPGVQAFLLSIYNQDGVQQLGLELGRSPLFLYEDQHGRPPPEDYPLFRGVDLADGKWHRVALSVSGRAATLLVDCGRRETRALPRSARPLLDTRGITLFGTRILDEEVFQGDIQQLLVVGDPQAAFDYCEHYAPRCAGGDDGGPPQATPRRVEYYEYPYYYTHSEDGPPPGGDPEKDGGLLPPEEPWGATTSPDYAPGPPRDPDGASWEEMGPAQEEEEDGGPGRAYEYVYREHPEELGAVRGVRGYKGEKGEPAVLEPGMLVEGPPGPEGPAGMSDPQGRRDPPEPQENPARG; from the exons atggccccgcgccgccccgcgctgcCCCTCGCCCTCTTCGGGCTCGCCATCGCCAGCGTCCGGctcgccaccgccgcctccccctccccag GAGAACCCGTGGACGTGCTGAAGATCCTCCAGCTCCACTCCCTGCCCGAAGGCGTCAAGAAGGTGCCGGGATTCTGCTCCCAACGCGGCGCCGGCTCCGACGCGGCCTATCGGATCACGCGGCAGGCGCAGCTCAGCGCGCCCACCCGGCAGCTCTTCGCCG gtaAATTCCCGGAGGATTTCTCCATCATGACCTTGGTGAAAGCCAAACCGGGCGTGCAggccttcctcctctccatctaCAACCAAGATGGCGTCCAGCAGTTGGGCCTGGAACTAGGCCGCTCGCCCCTCTTCCTCTACGAGGACCAAcacggccgccccccccccgaggaTTATCCCCTTTTCCGGGGGGTCGATTTGGCCGATGGCAA GTGGCACCGGGTGGCCCTGAGCGTCAGCGGGCGGGCGGCGACGCTGCTGGTGGACTGCGGGCGGCGGGAGACGCGGGCCCTTCCCCGCAGCGCCCGG CCCCTCCTCGACACCCGCGGCATCACCCTTTTCGGCACCCGCATCCTGGACGAGGAGGTTTTCCAG ggcgacatccagcagctgctCGTCGTCGGTGACCCCCAAGCGGCGTTCGATTACTGCGAGCACTACGCGCCCCGTTGCGCCGGGGGGGACGACGGCGGCCCCCCCCAGGC TACTCCGAGGAGGGTGGAGTACTACGAGTACCCCTACTACTACACTCATAGCGAGGACgggccccccccggggggggacCCCGAAAAG gatggggggctgctcccccccgaGGAGCCCTGGGGGGCCACAACGTCCCCAGATTacgccccgggacccccccgggaccccgaTGGTGCCTCTTGGGAGGAGATGGGGCCGGCGCAG gaggaggaggaggatggggggccCGGCCGGGCGTATGAGTACGTCTATAGGGAGCACCCCGAGGAGTTGGGT GCCGTGCGCGGCGTCAGGGGCTACAAGGGCGAGAAGGGCGAACCCGCCGTCCTCGAACCG GGCATGTTGGTGGAGGGCCCCCCCGGTCCCGAGGGACCTGCG gGCATGTCGGACCCCCAGGGACGCAGGGACCCCCCGGAGCCCCAGGAGAACCCGGCGAGAGGGTGA